CTTTGCCGTAGATACATGGAAAACGTGCAGCCTTGCCCCTGTTTTTTTGGCAAGCTCTACCGCCCGTGAAGACGATATGTAACACGCCTCGGTACTGCGTATAAGCGGGTGGAATTTCACGGGGATATCATCGCCGTATTCCTCCTTGTACTTTTCAAGATTCTGGCGTATTGTTGCTTCGTCCTCACAATGCGCTGCAATGAGCATGGATGTGCTGCTGAATATTTTTTCGAGTACGGCCTCATCGTCAACCAGCATATTCCCTGTGGAAGAGCCAAGGAACAACTTGATTCCCGGCACGTTCTTCGGGTTGGTTTTCAATAGCTCTTCAAGGTTGTCATTGGTACCGCCCATCATAAAGCCGTAATTGGCATACGATGTTTCTGAAGCCCTTTGGTATTTATCCTCAAGCAATTCCTGCGTAACAGCATTCGGAACCGTATTAGGCTGCTCAATAAACGAGGTAATACCGCCCGCTACCGCTGCACGCGATTCGGTTTCGATCGTCCCTTTGTGCGTAAGGCCCGGCTCACGGAAGTGCACCTGGTCATCAATAGCCCCGGGTATCAGAAAGCTCCCTTCGGCATCGATGATCTTTACATCCGAAAACTTCGCGCTGATGCTTTCGGCAATTTCTTTAATAAACCTGTCTTCAATTAAAAGATCGCCTTCAAAAATGGCTCCTTCATTTACAATTTTGGCATTCTTAATTAAAATCCTGTTCATTGATCTCTTATAGTCTGTTTAGCATTTTTTTCATTCTCAGCGATATCACCCCAAAGATAGCTTCTTTAAAGATAGCGCCGCTCATTTTAGATTCGCCCATGGTACGGTCGGTAAATATGATAGGCACTTCCACAATATTAAAGCCGTTGGCATAGGCCCGGTATTTCATTTCGATCTGGAAGGCATATCCCACGAATTTTATCCTGTCAAGGTTCACGCTTTCCAGCACCTTTCGCTTATAGCAGATGAACCCGGCAGTAGCATCGCGTATTGTCATCCCTGTAATGGTGCGCACATAGGCCGACGCGTAATACGACATCAGCACGCGGCTTAATGGCCAGTTCACCACATTCACCCCGGTAACATAGCGCGACCCTATAGCCATATCGGCGCCTTTTTTGCAGGCATCATATAACCGTACAAGGTCGTTGGGGTTATGCGAAAAATCGGCATCCATCTCAAAAATATAATCATACTTCCTGCTGATGGCCCATTTGAACCCATGAACGTAGGCCGTTCCCAACCCTGATTTTCCGGCCCTTACTTCCAGAAAAAGGTTTGCGGGATATTCCTGCTGCAATTCCCGTACCTTTTGTGCAGTGCCATCCGGCGAATTATCATCCACGATCAGCACGTCGAAAGCGGTATCAAGCGATAATACTGCCCTTATGATAGGTTCTATATTGTCAATTTCGTTATAAGTCGGAATTATAACTATCCCATCGCTCATCTGGTCCGCTGAATTTTTGTGCAAAAATAACGTATTTCTAACGTGTGAAGCATAATTAAAGTATAATTAAAATAAGCGAATGCAAAAAATAGTAATTTTGCGGCTATGACAGAACTGGTTTTAAACGTTAGGGCAGTTGGAGGCAGGGATTGGGCAACCATCCTGTTCGTGGTGTGCTTTGGCCTGATCGCCATCAACAGGGCTGTTTTCGAAACCCGTTTCGCTGAGTTTATAAAACTTGCCGTATCAGATAAATACACGAAGATATACAAAGACGGGGGCAACCTGCTGAGCTGGTTTACCATTTCGTTCTTCTTCATACAGGTCATCTCGTTTACGTTCCTTTTACAGTTTTTATTACACTACTTCAAGCTGGCAGAAAAGACAAGCTGGATATCCTTCATACAATTGTTCACCCTGATCGCGGTGTTCATCCTGGCAAAATACCTGATTGAAAAGATAATTGCCACATCATTCAATATTGAAGAATTCAATGAGCAATTCAACCTGCACAAGGTAAATTACAGGACGTATATCGGGCTTTTGCTGCTCCCTGTTAACATTATATTGTTTTATAATGACGATATCCATCCGTATGTTTTATACGGAATCATAGCAATTATAGTAGCTGCAAGCATTATATCCTACCTGCTTTCATTAAGGCTGTATCAAAATTTGATACTCGGCAAATTGTTTTATTTTATTTTGTATCTTTGCGCACTTGAAATAGCACCCTATTATTTCATGTATTATTGGTTTACAAAAAGTTAGTAAAGAATTCGCAATATATGAAAGTGAAAACTATCCTGGTTTCGCAGCCTGAACCTAAAGTAGATAATTCCCCCTACTTTGAAATTCAGCAAAAATTAAAAGTAAAGGTTGACTTCAGGCCATTTATCCACGTAGAGGGTGTAAGCGCAAAAGATGTCAGGGCGCAAAAAATCGACCTTAATAATTATACCGCCATAATACTTACCAGCAAGAACTCTATTGACCATTTTTTCCGCGTGGCCGAAGAAATGCGCTTTAAGGTCCCTGAAACGATGAAGTATTTTTGCCAGAGTGAGGCCATTGCCTTTTACCTGCAAAAATATGTGGTGTACAGAAAAAGAAAGATCTATGTAGGGCAAAAGGACTTTAGCGACCTTTCCCCTCTTATCAAAAAATATAAGGACGAAAAGTTTCTCCTGCCGGCATCCGACCAGTTGAACTTTGATGTGCCGCAAACACTGAATACCCTTAAAGTAGACTGGACCCCGGGCACTTTCTACAAAACGGTAATGAGCGACCTGAGCGACCTGAAAGATGTGTACTACGATGTACTGGCTTTCTTCAGCCCTACCGGGATCAAATCGTTATTCAAAAATTTCCCCGACTTTGAGCAAAACAACACACGTATAGCGGTTTTCGGGCTTACCACACAAAAAGAAGCGCTCGATCACGGCCTCAGGGTTGACATCATGGCACCAACTCCGGAAACGCCATCTATGACGATGGCTTTGGAGAAGTATATTATTAAAGCCAATAAAGAGAAATAAGAGAATATTACTTTATAAATGAAAACCGCCTGATTGATTGGGCGGTTTTTTTGTTATGATCCATACCTGCCTTTATTTTTTCTAATCAGTACTAATATTGACACAAAGATCATATTTATTATAAACAAGCTGAAGAGATCAGCATTACTTATTGTTTTAATTCCCTGACCAATAACTTTACTTTCGAAATAAAAATATATTGCAGACGAGTCAATCAGCAACAACATCCATAAAAGTATCTGGTAGAGGGCTTTCATATTACAAACATAAGCAATTCCTCAATAAACAAAAAGCTGCCCTTTTTACGGGGCAGCCTTTCTTTCCAAAAAACATCTATTCTAAAATTCACATTATGCCAACGGTCCGCCGGCCATAATTTCTTCATTGGCAAATTCCTCGAATTTCGCAAAGTTCTTCCTGAATGCAGCCGCCAGTTCAAGTGCTTTTGCATCATAAGCTTCCTTATCTTCCCATGTGTTCCTTGGGTTAAGGATTTCCGCAGGGACGTTAGGGCAGCTTTGTGGCTTTGCAAGTCCAAATACCGTATGGTCCTGGTATTCTACATTATCAAGTTCGCCGTTCAGGGCAGCAGTAATCATTGCCCTTGTATATTTTAATTTCATCCTGTGGCCGGTGCCATAAGCGCCACCAGACCACCCGGTATTGATAAGCCAAACGTTTACGCCGGCATCTTTCATTTTTTTGATTAGCATCTCGGCATATTTTGCAGGGTGCAGCGGCATGAACGGCGCACCAAAGCATGCAGAGAAGTTAGGCTGCGGCTCATTAACACCTGCTTCGGTACCGGCAACTTTAGCCGTGTAGCCTGAGATGAAGTAGTAAGCAGCCTGTCCCGGAGTCAGTTTAGAGATCGGAGGCAGGATACCAAATGAGTCGGCACTAAGGAAGAATATATTTTTAGGATTGTGCCCTATAGAGCCCGGCTGTATGTTGTCGATATGATAGATCGGGTAGCTTACACGCGTGTTCTGCGTAATCGAAATATCGGTATAATCTACCTCGTTCGTGCCCGGCTTGAAGATTACGTTCTCCAGTATCGCACCTCTTTTGATAGCCCTGAAGATATCCGGCTCGTTCTCCTCAGTCAGGTTGATCACCTTGGCATAACAGCCGCCTTCAAAGTTGAATACAGTATTCTCATTTGTCCATCCGTGCTCATCGTCACCTATCAGCTTACGCTCAGGATCGGCAGACAATGTAGTCTTACCTGTTCCCGAAAGTCCGAAGAAAATAGCTGTATCGCCATCTTTACCAACGTTAGCGCTGCAGTGCATTGGGAAAGTATCTTTAAACACAGGAAGAATGAAGTTTAGTGCAGAAAATATGCCTTTTTTCATTTCGCCGGTATAGCCTGTACCACCTATAAGTGCAATTTTCTTAGTAAAGTCAAGTATCGCAAAGTTGTGTGAGCGCGTACCGTCTGCAGCAGGATCTGCCATAAAGCCCGGCGCACATACTACATGCCAGTCGGCTGTGAAATCCTCCAGCTCCGATTCTTCCGGACGAAGGAACATATTGTAGCAAAACAGGTTCGACCAGGCAGTTTCGGTAACCACCCTTACATTAAGCCTGTAATTATCATCGGCACAAACATAGCTGTCGCGTACAAATACTTCTTTACCGGAAAGATAGTCGGCAACTTTCTTATAAAGCGCGTCAAATTTAGCGCTCTCAAAAGGGATGTTTACATTTCCCCACCATACTTTATCTTCGGTAATGCTGTCTTTTACAATAAAACGGTCCTGTGGCGACCTCCCGGTGAATTCCCCTGTATTGATGGCAAGGGCACCTGTTGAGCTTTCAACGCCCTGGCCTCTTTCAATCGTAATATCATGAAGCTCGTCCGGAGACAACTGATATCTTACATTAGCATCTTTAATTCCTAAGTTATCCAACGAAATCGTTTTCGTAAAAAGGCCGTAATTATCCATACTTTTTAGAATAAGTTGAGTTGTTTCAAAGGGCAAAAGTAAAAAATAAATTGTTACAAAGTAAGAATTTGAAGAATTTTTATCCTTTTCGCCTCATTATATGCAAAAACAATACAGCCCATGCCGATATAAGTAACAATCCTCCAATAGGCGTTATAAAACCGATTTTCTTAAAATCAAAAGAAAACAGTGAATTACAAGCTAAAAAATAGATGGAAAATGAAAAAAACAGGACTCCCGTCAGCACTAATCCCAAAATTGCCTTTTTAGCTTTCTGCGAAACCATAGGGGTGATCCCGACAAACAGCAAAAACAGTGCGTGGTACATTTGGTAACGCACACCCGTCTCAAAAACCGCTACCTGCTCAGGCGCAAGCAACTCCTTGAGGCTGTGGGCACCGAAAGCGCCAAGTATTATCCCTATTGCACCCAAAACGCCCGCCGCTGCTATGATTTTCCTGTCCATTTTATTTTGATTTGATGGTAAAGTTAAAAAGTTTTCGCACAATTAACACCGAAAAGTTTTTAGAAAAATAACATTTGGACTACTTTCGTGTTATAATTGGGAAAATACTACTATGAGGAATATTTTGATTATTGGCGCAGGCCGTTCCGCTTCGTCATTAATAGAATACCTGTTGAACAAATCGGAGGCGGAGAACCTTCATATCACGATAGGCGACCTTTCTGCAGAGCTTGCACAACGCAAGACCAAAGGGCATCCACGGGCTTCGGCCATCACGTTTGACATTTTTGACGAAAATCAAAGAAAAGAAGAGATAAGCAAGGCCGATGTGGTCATATCCATGCTGCCGGCACACCTGCATTTTGAAGTAGCGAAAGACTGCATTACTTACAAGAAACACATGGTTACGGCTTCCTACATCAGCCCGGCCATGCAGGACCTTGACGCGCAGGTAAAAGCAAACAACCTTATTTTCATGAACGAAATAGGGCTCGACCCCGGCATCGACCACATGAGCGCCATGAAAATCATTGAGGAAATAAGGGATAAAGGTGGCAAAGTGCTGTTGTTCGAATCGTTCTGCGGCGGACTTGTTGCCCCGGAAAGCGACAACAACCTGTGGAACTACAAGTTTACCTGGAACCCGCGCAACGTAGTACTTGCCGGACAGGGAGGCGCAGCGAAATTCATACAGGAAGGCACCTACAAATACATCCCGTACAACAAGCTCTTCCGCCGTACGGAATTTATGGATGTGGAAGGCTATGGCCGTTTTGAAGGCTATGCTAACCGCGATTCGCTTAAATACCGCAGTGTTTACGGCCTTGATGATGCACTCACACTGTATCGTGGCACGCTCCGCAGGGTGGGCTATTCCAAATCATGGAATATGTTCATACAGCTTGGCATGACCGACGATACCTATGTAATGGAGGATACGGAAACAATGAGCTACCGCGAATTCACCAACTCATTCCTGCCTTACCATCCTACCGATTCGGTGGAACTGAAGCTTAGGCATATCCTGAAGATCGACCAGGACGACATCCAGTGGGATAAACTGGTGGAACTCGACCTTTTTGACGACACTAAGATAGTTGGCCTTCGCAACGCAACACCCGCCCAGATACTGGAAAAAATACTATCTGACAAATGGACGCTGAAGCCGGACGATAAAGACATGATCGTAATGTACCATAAGATCGGCTATGTGCTCGAAGGTAAAGAACACCAGATTGATGCCACTATGGTTTGCATCGGCGATGACCAGACTTATACTGCAATGGCAAAAACTGTAGGACTGCCTGTAGCCATGGCGGCGCTACAGATACTCAATGGCAATATAACCACTCCGGGCGTACAGCTTCCGATAAACCGCGAAGTGTACCTCCCGATACTCAAAGAACTGGAAGAATTTGGGGTTGTCTTCAATGAAAAGCATGTTCCGTACGAAGGGTATAACCCCGACAATGTAGCAAGCTAGCCCCACTTAACTAACCCAAACTCCGAAACCTCCCGCTAACTACGGGAGGTTTCACTTTTTATCATCTCTTTCCACTACATAGGCGAGCATAAGCACGCAAATCTTCTTTCCGGCAACGAGGAATTGTTTCTCGCAAAGGCACAAAAACGCAAAGCTTAAGACCCTAATATTGCGTCGCAATATTTTGCGTCTTAAAATATATTGTCTCGGCATGAGTCTTGGCGGCTTAGCGCTTTGCGTGAAATTAAAAACATCTTTATTCCAAATTGGAATTGAATCTTTATATTTGATTACAAATTGCAACCCATGAAGATCAATTCACTACAAATAGAAATAGACGGAATCGATAAAGAGATATTGCGCTACCTCATGGAAGATGCCCGTAAGCCCATACTCCAGATAGCTGCAAAGATCGGTATATCGGGTGCGGCCATCCACCAAAGGCTGCGCAAGCTGGAGCAGGCCGGTGTGATAGCGGGTTCGCGGTTTATTGTGGACACCAAAGTTTTGGGCTACAGTACCATGGCTTTCGTGGGCATTTACCTCGAAAAAGCATCCAACAACCCGGAAGTAGTGAAAGAACTCCGCAAAATCCCTGAGGTATTGGAATCGCACTATACTACAGGAGACTGGTCCATACTCATCAAGATCATTTGTAGGGATAACGAGCACCTTATGCAGCTTCTCAACCACAAGATACAGCCCATCAGCGGGGTATCACGAACGGAGACGTTCATTTCGCTGGAGCAGCAGATTGAGCGGCAGATACAATTATAGCCCCCTAACCCCCGAAGGGGGAACTCCACTCAAACCGATTAGCAACCGTGGGAAATTCCCCCTTTGGGGGTCAGGGGGGTTGAGTAAAAAAATAAAAAAACCGCCCGGAGTCCGGACGGTTTGGGGATAAATATATAGAAAGGGGATTAATCCCTTGAACCTCCGAATATCCTGAGGCCAAAGTATACCAGCATTGCGAGCGAGCCTATTGCTGCTACAACATACGTGCGGGCGGCCCATTTGAGGGAATCTTCTGCGCCGGCATATTCCTGTTGGGTAAGCATGTTTTTATTCTTTAGCCAGGCTAAAGCACGGTTGCTGGCATCATATTCTACCGGAAGTGTAATAAAAGTAAACAGTGTAGTAAGTCCATACAGCAACAATCCCGCAACAGCCATATAAAAACCAAAGCCCATGTGTGCACCCGCTGCCAGCACAAGGCCGAGCACCAATAAGATTTGCGAAAGGTTAGACGCTACGTTCACCACCGGCACCAACTGCGAACGGAATGCGAGCATACTATAAGCCGTGGCATGCTGCACGGCATGGCCTACCTCGTGCGCCGCAACCGCAGCAGCGGCCGCATTGCGTTGGTTATATACTGCCTCGCTCAGGTTTACTGTTTTGTCTGCGGGGTTATAGTGGTCCGTCAGCCTTCCAGCGGTCGAGATAACGCGCACGTCATAAATGCCGTTGTCGTTCAGCATTTTCTGTGCGATTTCTGCCCCGCTCATATTATTGCGAAGGTGGACTTTAGAATAATATTCAAACTTGCTTTTCAGCCTCGAGCTTACAGCAAAACTTACAAGGGCGATAGCGCCCAGGATGATCCAATACAAAGCATCTCCGTACATTTTCTTTTCGTTTATTGATTTGTGTACATTTCATCAAATTACGAACCAAATGATATTAAGGAAAAGTTAATGACAGTTTGGCGGTTTAGCTGACGGAATTGCAGTTGTTTATTTTCAGTAACACGGAGTGCATTATAATAAGCGTAGTTCCTGCTGTATGCACTATATCCCTGTCCGCAGCGACGGTAGGGAGGATACGCCTGCCTCCCGGCAGGCAGGTTCCTTCAAGGCTAAAGGAAACTTTGGGCGTCTTTGAACGTCGGGAATTGCCAATATAACGTGGCGGTAGAGACACATTGAATGTGTCTCACATAAAACAAATCAATGCGCTAGACACAGGCACTGCTCTACTGAAGTGGTACAAAACAAAAACTCCGGAGAGACTATTCTTTCCGGAGTTTCCAACCTGCAAGGTTTTGAAGAACCTTGTAGGTTTAAGTTGTAACAAATAAGAATACTTTTTCCATTTCGACGCAGGAGAAATCTCAATTTATTCGCAATATTTTCTGAGATTTCTCTCTCCGCAAGCTCCGATCGAAATGGAAAAACGGTTAGTTCATTACGCCACAATGTTAATGATCCTGCCCGGAACGACAATCACCTTTTTAGGTGCTGCGCCGCCCAGCTGCTGGGCTGTCCGCTCGTCGGCGAGGATGGCTTTTTCGATGTCTTCTTTACTCATATCCATCGGCAATTCGATAGTGAAGCGGGTCTTGCCGTTGAACGATACGGGATACTCCTTGCTGCTCTCCACCAGGTATTCCGGGTTGAAGATTGGGAACGGCACCTGCGAGATGCTGCCCTGATGGCCCAATCGGTGCCAAAGCTCCTCTGCGATGTGCGGGGCGTATGGCGATATCAGTATAGCCAATGGCTCGAGGATTACGCGCTCGTGGCAATTCATGGCGGTAAGCTCATTCACGGCGATCATAAAGGAGCTCACCGAGGTATTGAACGAGAAGTTCTCGATATCCTCCTGCGTTTTCCTGATGGTCTTGTGCAATGTCTTGTAGGCTTCCTTACTTCCCGGATTGGCGGTCACAATAAGCCCGTTATCATCAAAATACAGTTTCCAAAGCTTTTTCAGGAACCCGGAAACACCGGTGATACCCGCGGTATTCCAGGGCTTGGCTTGTTCTAATGGTCCGAGGAACATTTCGTACAGGCGAAGGGTATCGGCACCATATTGCTCACAAATGTCGTCTGGAGTTACTACATTGTATTTGGACTTGGACATTTTCTCGACTTCGCGGGAAACTTTGAAAATAAGGCTTTCATCGGTTAGAAAAATAGCATCTTTATAATCAACTCTCCATTTTGAGAATAGAAAAGTATCTAATTCATTCCCTGCATTAACTGTAGAGATGTCAACATGTATCAAATTTGTAAAAATTTCAGGAGTATTTTCAAATTTACCAGACTCCAACTGTTTTCTTAATGTATCAAACCTCCTATCATTCCAAATTAGTTTCAAAACTTGTTTTTCAATCTCTGATGAATTTAACCCAGAAGTAACAAATATTGCAGGATAATACTCAGACGAGGTAGGGGTATCTTCAATCAAATCTTTAGGATTTATATATTTAAACACAAATCCAACCCTTTGAATAAACGCGCTCATCCCCAATATCATTCCCTGGTTGATCAGCTTTTTAAAAGGCTCTTCCTTCGTAATAAAGCCCCTGTCCTTTAAGAACTTATTCCAGAAACGGCTGTACAATAAGTGGCCCGTGGCATGCTCGCTTCCGCCGATGTACAGGTCAACGTCCTGCCAGTAGGCTTCCGCTTTATCGGATATGAATTCGTCGTCGTTGTGCGGATCCATATAGCGCAGCCAGTACCATGAGCTGCCTGCCCATCCCGGCATGGTGTTGAGTTCCAATGGGAATACCGTCACGTTATCGATCAGGTCGTTGGACACTACTTTATTCTCTGCAGTACTCCACGCCCATTCGCGGGAGTTGCCCAGTGGCGGCTGACCGTCTTCAGTTGGCAGGTATTTCTCCACTTCCGGAAGGTGTACCGGTAAATGCGCTTTGTCGATCATCTGCGGCAGGCCGTTCACGTAATATACGGGGAACGGTTCGCCCCAGTACCTCTGGCGGCTGAACACGGCGTCGCGAAGGCGGTAATTGGTCTTGCCCCTGCCCTGTTGTATGCCTTCCAAAGCCTCGATTACTGCCTTTGTGGCCTGCTTGTAGTTTAGCCCATCCAGGAAGTCCGAATTCATCAGCTTCACATTGTCTTTCGAACCATATGCCTCCGCGGAAATATCCACATCGTCAAAAATGTTCTTTATGGCAATGCCGAAATGCTTCGCGAAGTCGTAATCCCTCTGGTCACCCGCAGGCACGGCCATTACCGCGCCCGTACCGTAACCGGCAAGAACGTAGTCCCCTATCCAGATTGGAATAGGCTCTTTGGTAAACGGATGCTCGGCATAGGCTCCCGTGAACACGCCCGAAATGGTCTTTACATCGGCCATACGGTCGCGCTCACTGCGTTTTGCCGTAGCTTCCACATAGGCATCCACAGCTGCTTTC
Above is a genomic segment from Flavobacterium album containing:
- a CDS encoding dihydroorotase, which encodes MNRILIKNAKIVNEGAIFEGDLLIEDRFIKEIAESISAKFSDVKIIDAEGSFLIPGAIDDQVHFREPGLTHKGTIETESRAAVAGGITSFIEQPNTVPNAVTQELLEDKYQRASETSYANYGFMMGGTNDNLEELLKTNPKNVPGIKLFLGSSTGNMLVDDEAVLEKIFSSTSMLIAAHCEDEATIRQNLEKYKEEYGDDIPVKFHPLIRSTEACYISSSRAVELAKKTGARLHVFHVSTAKELELFTNKIPLEEKKITAEVCIHHLWFSDADYEKKGALIKWNPAVKTAEDRQALWDALLDDRIDVVATDHAPHTLDEKKNPYTSSPSGGPLVQHAVVAMFEAYHQKKISVEKIVEKMAHNPAKLFRVEKRGFIREGYYADLVIVNPGLPWNVKKENILYKCGWSPFEGVNFKSRITHTFVNGNLVYNNFKVKDIRCGERLLFDR
- a CDS encoding polyprenol monophosphomannose synthase, with product MSDGIVIIPTYNEIDNIEPIIRAVLSLDTAFDVLIVDDNSPDGTAQKVRELQQEYPANLFLEVRAGKSGLGTAYVHGFKWAISRKYDYIFEMDADFSHNPNDLVRLYDACKKGADMAIGSRYVTGVNVVNWPLSRVLMSYYASAYVRTITGMTIRDATAGFICYKRKVLESVNLDRIKFVGYAFQIEMKYRAYANGFNIVEVPIIFTDRTMGESKMSGAIFKEAIFGVISLRMKKMLNRL
- a CDS encoding DUF4271 domain-containing protein — its product is MTELVLNVRAVGGRDWATILFVVCFGLIAINRAVFETRFAEFIKLAVSDKYTKIYKDGGNLLSWFTISFFFIQVISFTFLLQFLLHYFKLAEKTSWISFIQLFTLIAVFILAKYLIEKIIATSFNIEEFNEQFNLHKVNYRTYIGLLLLPVNIILFYNDDIHPYVLYGIIAIIVAASIISYLLSLRLYQNLILGKLFYFILYLCALEIAPYYFMYYWFTKS
- a CDS encoding uroporphyrinogen-III synthase, whose translation is MKVKTILVSQPEPKVDNSPYFEIQQKLKVKVDFRPFIHVEGVSAKDVRAQKIDLNNYTAIILTSKNSIDHFFRVAEEMRFKVPETMKYFCQSEAIAFYLQKYVVYRKRKIYVGQKDFSDLSPLIKKYKDEKFLLPASDQLNFDVPQTLNTLKVDWTPGTFYKTVMSDLSDLKDVYYDVLAFFSPTGIKSLFKNFPDFEQNNTRIAVFGLTTQKEALDHGLRVDIMAPTPETPSMTMALEKYIIKANKEK
- the pckA gene encoding phosphoenolpyruvate carboxykinase (ATP), with protein sequence MDNYGLFTKTISLDNLGIKDANVRYQLSPDELHDITIERGQGVESSTGALAINTGEFTGRSPQDRFIVKDSITEDKVWWGNVNIPFESAKFDALYKKVADYLSGKEVFVRDSYVCADDNYRLNVRVVTETAWSNLFCYNMFLRPEESELEDFTADWHVVCAPGFMADPAADGTRSHNFAILDFTKKIALIGGTGYTGEMKKGIFSALNFILPVFKDTFPMHCSANVGKDGDTAIFFGLSGTGKTTLSADPERKLIGDDEHGWTNENTVFNFEGGCYAKVINLTEENEPDIFRAIKRGAILENVIFKPGTNEVDYTDISITQNTRVSYPIYHIDNIQPGSIGHNPKNIFFLSADSFGILPPISKLTPGQAAYYFISGYTAKVAGTEAGVNEPQPNFSACFGAPFMPLHPAKYAEMLIKKMKDAGVNVWLINTGWSGGAYGTGHRMKLKYTRAMITAALNGELDNVEYQDHTVFGLAKPQSCPNVPAEILNPRNTWEDKEAYDAKALELAAAFRKNFAKFEEFANEEIMAGGPLA
- a CDS encoding DUF423 domain-containing protein, which encodes MDRKIIAAAGVLGAIGIILGAFGAHSLKELLAPEQVAVFETGVRYQMYHALFLLFVGITPMVSQKAKKAILGLVLTGVLFFSFSIYFLACNSLFSFDFKKIGFITPIGGLLLISAWAVLFLHIMRRKG
- a CDS encoding saccharopine dehydrogenase family protein translates to MRNILIIGAGRSASSLIEYLLNKSEAENLHITIGDLSAELAQRKTKGHPRASAITFDIFDENQRKEEISKADVVISMLPAHLHFEVAKDCITYKKHMVTASYISPAMQDLDAQVKANNLIFMNEIGLDPGIDHMSAMKIIEEIRDKGGKVLLFESFCGGLVAPESDNNLWNYKFTWNPRNVVLAGQGGAAKFIQEGTYKYIPYNKLFRRTEFMDVEGYGRFEGYANRDSLKYRSVYGLDDALTLYRGTLRRVGYSKSWNMFIQLGMTDDTYVMEDTETMSYREFTNSFLPYHPTDSVELKLRHILKIDQDDIQWDKLVELDLFDDTKIVGLRNATPAQILEKILSDKWTLKPDDKDMIVMYHKIGYVLEGKEHQIDATMVCIGDDQTYTAMAKTVGLPVAMAALQILNGNITTPGVQLPINREVYLPILKELEEFGVVFNEKHVPYEGYNPDNVAS
- a CDS encoding Lrp/AsnC family transcriptional regulator, translating into MKINSLQIEIDGIDKEILRYLMEDARKPILQIAAKIGISGAAIHQRLRKLEQAGVIAGSRFIVDTKVLGYSTMAFVGIYLEKASNNPEVVKELRKIPEVLESHYTTGDWSILIKIICRDNEHLMQLLNHKIQPISGVSRTETFISLEQQIERQIQL
- a CDS encoding zinc metallopeptidase, whose translation is MYGDALYWIILGAIALVSFAVSSRLKSKFEYYSKVHLRNNMSGAEIAQKMLNDNGIYDVRVISTAGRLTDHYNPADKTVNLSEAVYNQRNAAAAAVAAHEVGHAVQHATAYSMLAFRSQLVPVVNVASNLSQILLVLGLVLAAGAHMGFGFYMAVAGLLLYGLTTLFTFITLPVEYDASNRALAWLKNKNMLTQQEYAGAEDSLKWAARTYVVAAIGSLAMLVYFGLRIFGGSRD
- a CDS encoding class I tRNA ligase family protein → MRYNPNEIEARWQKYWAENGTFRAEDISDKPKYYVLDMFPYPSGAGLHVGHPLGYIASDIYARYKRHKGFNVLHPQGYDSFGLPAEQYAIQTGQHPAITTETNINRYREQLDKIGFSFDWDREVRTSNPEYYKWTQWIFIQLFNSWYNKDTDKAESICTLIAEFEGNGNAKVNAVSDDNIHVFTADAWNGYSKEEQERILLKYRLTYLAETEVNWCPALGTVLANDEIVNGVSERGGYPVIRKKMTQWSMRISAYAERLLQGLETIDWTESLKESQRNWIGKSVGASVIFNVIPSDLTPKIGLTPNPSPKERGTHAGEVGGEMGYRTADKSIAGKLIQHSKENRKELTKAEALLWEALRNRKLGDKFRRQHAIGKYIADFISIEKRLIIEVDGGYHNDPEQTTLDEERTLELEQKYMFKVLRFSNEEVIDDTDSVVSNIRIALDNRKSYHEISDLAPLSFGEGSGVRPNKDDTLTGSSSEGPGVRSEESAGGRTDHKDGLGIRSFFRDIFSEVGEDVESQYKIEVFTTRPDTIFGVTFMTLAPEHELVAKITTPDQKAAVDAYVEATAKRSERDRMADVKTISGVFTGAYAEHPFTKEPIPIWIGDYVLAGYGTGAVMAVPAGDQRDYDFAKHFGIAIKNIFDDVDISAEAYGSKDNVKLMNSDFLDGLNYKQATKAVIEALEGIQQGRGKTNYRLRDAVFSRQRYWGEPFPVYYVNGLPQMIDKAHLPVHLPEVEKYLPTEDGQPPLGNSREWAWSTAENKVVSNDLIDNVTVFPLELNTMPGWAGSSWYWLRYMDPHNDDEFISDKAEAYWQDVDLYIGGSEHATGHLLYSRFWNKFLKDRGFITKEEPFKKLINQGMILGMSAFIQRVGFVFKYINPKDLIEDTPTSSEYYPAIFVTSGLNSSEIEKQVLKLIWNDRRFDTLRKQLESGKFENTPEIFTNLIHVDISTVNAGNELDTFLFSKWRVDYKDAIFLTDESLIFKVSREVEKMSKSKYNVVTPDDICEQYGADTLRLYEMFLGPLEQAKPWNTAGITGVSGFLKKLWKLYFDDNGLIVTANPGSKEAYKTLHKTIRKTQEDIENFSFNTSVSSFMIAVNELTAMNCHERVILEPLAILISPYAPHIAEELWHRLGHQGSISQVPFPIFNPEYLVESSKEYPVSFNGKTRFTIELPMDMSKEDIEKAILADERTAQQLGGAAPKKVIVVPGRIINIVA